In Actinomycetes bacterium, one DNA window encodes the following:
- a CDS encoding universal stress protein, with the protein MTSPELAAEAVPNGIVVGHDGSASADRALAWAVEEARLRGCRVHVVRAWSITHAPRPADVPSGIVPPIDAYEEAVREELATDVRRAVGADAGVPLELHPVYARADEALVAASGRAELLVVGSRGRGGVTGLLLGSTSEHVVRHADCAVVVLRG; encoded by the coding sequence ATGACCAGTCCTGAGCTCGCGGCCGAGGCGGTCCCCAACGGCATCGTCGTGGGGCACGACGGCTCGGCCTCGGCGGACCGTGCGCTGGCGTGGGCCGTCGAGGAGGCCCGGCTGCGCGGCTGCCGCGTGCACGTCGTCCGGGCCTGGTCGATCACGCATGCGCCGCGCCCGGCCGACGTGCCGTCGGGCATCGTGCCGCCCATCGACGCCTATGAGGAGGCGGTGCGCGAGGAGCTGGCGACCGACGTCCGCAGGGCAGTGGGCGCCGACGCGGGGGTGCCCCTGGAGCTGCACCCGGTCTACGCGCGGGCGGACGAGGCGCTGGTCGCGGCGTCCGGGCGGGCCGAGCTGCTCGTGGTCGGCTCCCGCGGTCGCGGTGGGGTGACCGGGCTGCTGCTGGGCTCGACCAGCGAGCACGTGGTGCGGCACGCCGACTGTGCGGTCGTGGTGCTGCGCGGCTGA